The Candidatus Margulisiibacteriota bacterium genome contains the following window.
GATCTTCTACTGCTGCAGCAATTACCCGAAATGCGATTACGCCGCCTGGCAGCGGCCGACCGCCGAGCCGAAACCGGAGGAAGGGCATGCTTAGAGACTTCTTTACCAAGAATACGCGCCTGAAGTTTATGGCCTTGGTCCTGGCGGTCATTCTTTGGTCGATCGCGAGATATTGGACGGTTAGATAAAATGCTTCGGCTTTCCGGCCTGAAAGAGATGCAGGCGTTTTCCGCCCAGGCTCGGCGCGACAAACGGACGATTGGTTTTGTCCCGACGATGGGGGCGCTGCACGAAGGGCATCTTGCCCTGGCGGCTGAAGCCCGAAAGCGTTGCGACCTGTTGGTGGTCAGCATTTTTGTAAACCCGATCCAATTCGGCCCTAAAGAAGATTTTAACGCTTACCCCCGGGACCTTGAAAAAGACGCGCAGCTTTTGGCGCCGTACGAGGTTGATGTTCTTTTCACGCCGTCGGCGGCCGAGATGTTTCCCGACGGATTTAACGTTCAAGTCGAAGTTAAAGGGATAACGGAAACACTGTGCGGCAAAAGCCGGCCCGGTCATTTCGCCGGAGTAGCGACTGTCGTGGCCAAATTGTTCAATCTGGTCCAGCCGGACAGGGCGTTTTTCGGCGCGAAAGATTATCAGCAACAGCTGGTGATCAGAAAAATGGTTGCCGATCTGAATTTTCCGGTTGAGATCGTGACTTTGCCGACGGTCAGGGAAAGCGACGGGCTGGCAATGAGCTCTCGCAACCGCTATCTTAGTCCGGAAGAAAGGCAGGCTGCGACCGTCCTTTATAGGGGGTTGCTTCTGGCTAAGGAAGCGCTGGCTAAAGGAACCGAGCCGATCAAGGTGCAGCAGCAAATAGAAGCGTTTATCGGCCAAGAACCATTGGCGAAGCTCGATTACGTCACGGTTGTTGATTCGGAGACGCTGGCGGAAGCTTCAAATAAAGGGAAACACTTGGTCGCGTTAGCCGTTTATATCGGTAAGACCAGGTTGATCGATAATTTAGTCGTTTAGGGTTGTTGGGGGGAGGAGTGGTCATGGGGAAAGGGCGGGGGTTTACTTTGGTTGAACTGCTGGTTGTTATAAGTATCGTCGGGTTATTGTGTTTTTCTTTGCTCCCCGTGCTTAATAGATTCAGAGGACGGGTGTGTCTGAAACGGGCCGCCAGCCTAACCGTTGCCAATTTAAGGCTAGCCCAGGCAAAGGCAATCTTGCACTCCAATCAAATAAACTGCTTAGTTGCCGGAGAGGTTTTGCCGGGAGTTGCCGTAATGACGACCAAAACGTACGCTTTTACGGCGGATGGCTTCACCCCGCCGGCCGGCTCCGGGACCTCGACTCTGACCTCAAAACATGGAAAACGCAAAGTTATTGTTTCCTCCATGGGGAGAGTGCGGAGTGAATAAAGGGATCACTTTGATCGAATTGGTCGTCGCCTGTGGCTTGCTGCTGGTTTTTACCGCTTGTTCGGCGGTTTTGTATCGCCAGGCTTGCGCTCTTGCCGCGAAAAGCGACCAGCGACTGGAGGTTTTAAACAAAGCCGAAAATAGTTTGGCCGAAATAGTCACGGCCAATGATTTCGCAACGTTATCGTCGGGAGCCGACCATCGTTTTGTGGTGATCCCCTTTGCCGCTAAGCTGGCCAGGATCGATCTTTTGGTGAAGAAGCCTGACGGCAACGAAGAGCGCTTTACCACGCTAAGGTGTTTGGAATGAAACGGGGTTTTACTTTGATTGAACTGCTGGTCGTTCTTGGTTTATTAGCGGTGATAATGCCGGTTATGCTTTCGATTCTGGCCGGTGAGATAAAAAGCGGCGACAAGGTTATAGCGCGAAGTTTAGGCCAACAGGCGGAAACCATCCTCGCCTGGCGGATAGTGAGCAGTTTACGCGGCGCGGACAAGGTTAATATTATCGCTTCAAACGAGGCCGAAATTACAACGGACAGTCTAATCTTCTCTTATCTTTACGAAGGAGGGATTGTTAAGCGAAGGAGCGGGAAAAGCAGTCAGCCCCTCTCGAATCCGGGCGAAATACAGGGCTTAACGTTCCGGTCGATCGGGTCGAACACGATAGAAATGACTCTCAATCAACGGCAGGTCTTGATATGCAGGGAATGAGCCGCGGGGTCGCCTTGATCTTAGCGCTGGTTATTGGCGGGACGATCCTAACCTTGGGTGTAATTGCGACCAGAATAGTTTATAATAACCTCTGGACGTCGCAAGCGATGTTGCTCAAGGAAAAGGGCTATTGGCTGGCGTCCGGCGGGCTGGAGTGGGGGGAAGCCCGTCTAAGGGCGAACCCTGATTGGTTTACCGATTTGCCGGTCCTAACAAACAAGAAAGAATGGCTGTTAAAATCGGCGCTCGGTGAAACGATTGTTTTGGCGGCCGGCCAGATCAAGGTTGTTAGGGAAAAAGGGGCTCCGATCGTCTACTCGGTCGGTTCCTTTGCTTCCGCCAGAGTGGTTATGCGCGGAGAATTAAACTCGGGAAAAATTGAAAGAAAGAGGGAACTATAAAATGACAAACTATTTGATCATGGTCACATCGATTTTATTGGCGGTCGCCGGGCAATTAATGATGAAAAAAGGAATGGTTGCGTTTGGTGCGTTCCCATTTAACCAGCTATTAGTGAAAATTATTCCGATGGTCCTCAATCCCTGGGTCTTTTTTGGTTTTGTTTGTTTTGGCCTTTCTTCCTTGTTCTGGCTGGTCGTCCTTTCCCGCTTGCCCTTAAGCCTGGTCTATCCGATGGTCAGCATCGGCTACGTTTTGGTTGCCTTGGTCTCAATGTATTTGTTCCGTGAGCCGGTCAGCGCCGTTCGTTGGCTGGGGATCGTGGTAATAGTCGCCGGAGTTATTCTTATTTCCCGCAGTTAATCTTTGTTGTAGTACTTGGTGAAGTCTTCGGGGCGGATATCCTGCACAAAATCATTGAATTTTTTCGTCTCTTCGGCGTCTTTTTCCGAATTGACCAGCTTGGCCTGCATCATGACGACTTCTGAAACCAGGATTGGAATGTGACAGCGGACCGCCAGGGCGATCGCGTCGGATGGGCGGGCATCGATGTTTAAAATCTTACCTTCTTTTGTTTCGATGTTGATGGTCGCGAAGAAGGTTCCCTCTTTAACGTCAGTAATGATCACTTGTTTGACTTTGCCGCCGAGGGCTTCAATGGAATTGCGCAGGAGATCGTGGGTCATCGGGCGGGGGGGCTTAACCCCTTGCATCTCCATGGCGACGGCGGCAGCTTCAAACACGCCGATCCAGATGGGGAGAAAGTTCAGCTCTTCCTGATCGCGGAGCAGGACCAAGGGGGAGAGATTGCGCGGGTCAAAACCTAACCCACCGACAATCAGCTCGATCATGCCTTGGCGGCGACTTCAACGATCTTGGCGAAGGTCGCCGGATCGTTCATGGCGAGGTCGGCCAGCATTTTGCGGTCCAGCGCGACGCCGGCTTTTTTTAAGCCGGAGATGAGAGTGTTATATTTCAGGCCGGCGGCTACCGCGGCGGCGTTGATCCGGCCGATCCACAAGGAGCGCATATCCCGCTTTTTCTGGCGCCGTCCGCGGGTCGCGTGCGTTAAAGCCTTGAAAACCGCGGTCTTGGCGCGGCGGAACTGGGTCCTAACCGTCCGGCGGAACCCTTTAGCCCGGTTGAAAATCTTTTTTCTTCGGCGACGAGCAACAAATCCTCTTTTAACCCTAACCATTTCTTAGCCTCCTGGCAACATATCGTGGATCCGCCGAACGTCCGAAGGCGAAACTTCTTTCTTCGCTTTCAGGCGCCGTCTTTTGGAAGCTGATTTCCATTCCAAAAGGTGGCGTAATCCGGAAGACCGTCTTAAGATCTTTCCCGACTTTTTAATTTCGAACCTTTTCGCGGCCGCTCGTCTTGTTTTTGCTTTAGGCATTAATGTTTCACCGGCGCAAGCATTAGATTTAGGTTTTTCCCTTCCATCTTTGGAGGAGCCTCTGGCTTGCCCGCCTCCGTAACTGCTTCAATCATTCGTTCCAGGACCCGATGTCCCAGTTCTTTATGGGCCATTTCTCTTCCCCGGAAGAAAATGTTGATCTTGACCTTAAATCCCTTCGCGAGGAATTCCAAGGTCTTGTTTACCCGCACGTCAAAATCGTGCTGGGCGATCTTGGGGGAGAGCTTAACTTCTTTTATAACCCCGGATTTAGAGGATTTGCGCGCCTCTTTATCCTTTTTAGACAATTCGTACTTAAGCTTGCCGTAGTCGCCGATCTTGGCGACCGGCGGAGTCGCGGCCGGCGCGATCAAAATAAGATCGCAACCGCGCTCGCGCGCCAGACGAAGTGCTTCGGGGGTTGGGCGGTTGCCAAGCTGTTGTCCGTTTTCGTCAATCAGTCTGACTTCCTTGGCCCAAATGCGTTCATTAACCTGATACTGTTTAATTGTTAGCCCCCATACAATCTAATTATAGCGCATTTCAGGGCGGAGGTCAAAGGAAAAATCCTGGATCGTCTTAACGCCGATCTCTCCCTTTTCGCGGGAGCGGATGGCGACCGTGCCGGCTTGCTCTTCTTTATCCCCAACAATCAGCATATAAGGGACTTTTTGGAGCTGGGCGTTGCGGATTTTAGCGCCAATAGTCTCCCGGCGGGGGTCGACTTCGACCCGGACCCCGATCTCCCGGAGCTGGGCGGCAACTTTGTCTGCGTAGTCGTTATGGCGGTCAGAGACCGGCAGGATCGAGACTTGGGTTGGCGCGAGCCAGAAGGGGAACGCCCCGCCGTAATGTTCGATCAAAGCCCCAATAAATCGCTCCAAACTGCCTAAAATAGCGCGATGGACCATCACTGGCGTCTTTTGTTTTCCATCTTCGCCAATGTAATTAAGGTTAAAACGTTGGGGGAGGTTGAAATCAACCTGAACAGTCGGTCCCTGCCAGGCCCGGCCCAGGGAGTCTTTGAGCTTAACATCGATCTTCGGACCGTAGAAAACGCCGGCACCCGGATCGATCTCGAAGGGAAGGCCCCTATCTTGAAGCGCTTTTTCCAGGATAGCGGTTGCTTTTTCCCAATTGTCGATCGTGCCGGCAAAACTTTCCGGCCGGGTCGAGAGGTTGATCTTGAAATCAAAGCCGAATGTTTTCATGACAAACGCGATAAAATCCAACGTTTGCACGATCTCTCCCTCAAGCTGGTCTTCCCGGCAGAAGATGTGGGCGTCATCCTGGGTAAAGCCCCGGACCCGCAGCAGTCCATGGAGAACGCCCGATTTTTCGTAGCGATAGACCGTGCCGAATTCAAAATAGCGGATCGGCAGATCGCGGTAGCTTCGAGTCTTACGGCTATAGATCAGAATATGGCCCGGGCAGTTCATCGGTTTAACGACATACTCTTGTTCATCGATCTTCATGAAATACATGTTTTCGCGATAATAATTAGTATGGCCGGAAGTGTTCCAGAGATCGATCTTGGCGATATGAGGGATATAAACCTGTTCGTAACCCCGTTTGAGATTCTCTTTTTTCATAAAATCTTCGATCAGACTGCGGAGCATCGCCCCTTTCGGGTGATAATAGACTAACCCGGCTCCGGCTTCTTCGTGGAGGGAGAAGAGGTCTAGCTCTTTGCCCAATTTACGGTGATCGCGCTTCTTGGCCTCTTCCAGATTGGCGAGATAGGTATCAAGCTCTTCTTTGGTTGGAAAGGCGGTTCCGTAGATCCGCTGCATCATCGGATTGGTCTCTATCCCGCGCCAGTAAGCGCCGGCGATGGAGAGGAGTTTGAAGGCCTTGATCCGGCCGGTAAAATCAACGTGGGGGCCGCGGCAGAGGTCGACAAAGTCGCCATTGCGATAGAGAGTGACCTTGTCAGTCTCAAGATCTTTGATGATCTCGACCTTATATTTTTCCCCTTTTTCCTCAAATAAACGGAGCGCTTCGTCTTTGCTCACTTCCTGCCGTTCGAATTTCTGGTTTTTCTTGCAGATATCCTTCATCGCTTTTTCGATTTTCGGAAGATCTTCGGGGGTGATTGCCTGCGGCAGATCAAAATCGTAATAAAAACCGTCTTCGGTCGATGGGCCGATCCCAAGTTTTACTCCTGGGAAGATCTCCATGACCGCCTGGGCCAGGAGGTGGGAGGTAGAATGACGCAAGGTTTCCAAGTCGAATTTACTCATGCAATAAGTATAACATATGACGTGACGTTTTTAAGCTGTCCTAGCCCAAGCGTCGGCGGCTAGGACATTATCAAGTGAGGCAATAGGCTGGCTTTCGTGCTTATCCAGGACCGCTTTGACCCGCTGGGGGATCTCGGCGAAGCTGATCTTACCATCAAGAAACTGGCGGACGGCGACTTCGCTGGCGGCGTTAAGAACGGCGGTCATGGTCCCGCCTTTTTTGCCAGCCTCATAAGCGTACTGCAGGCAAGGGAACTTGGTGAAGTCCGGCTTTTGGAAGGTCAGTTGCGCGACCTTGGTGAAATCGAGCCGGCCCCACATATTTTGCTGTCGTTCCTCTTCCAGCAGGGCGTATTGGATCGGGATCCGCATGTCAGGGGCGCCTAACTGGGCGATGACCGAGCCGTCAATGAACTCAACCATGGAGTGGATGGTACTTTCGGGGTGGATAATGACCTCGATCTGGGAATAATCGAGCCCAAAGAGATGGTGAGCTTCGATCACTTCCAGCCCTTTGTTCATCAAAGTGGCGGAATCAATGGTGACTTTGGGCCCCATCTTCCAGGTCGGGTGTTTTAAAGCTTCTTTAGCGGTCAGCGTGGCGAACTTTTCCACCGGGGTCTTTAAAAAAGGCCCCCCGGAAGCGGTAATGATCAGCTTCTTGATCGTTTTGCGATCTTCTCCCCGTAAACATTGGGTGATGGCGCTGTGCTCGCTGTCGATTGGGAAGATTCGCACTTTATTGGCCGCGACCTCTTTCATGAACAGGTCACCGGCGGCGACAAGGACTTCTTTCGTGGCCAGGGCAATATCTTTCTTGGCCTGGACCGCGGCTAACGCGGCCGAAAGGGGGGCGGCGCCGGGGATCGCGACGACTACCATTTTAGCGGTCGGCATTGTCGCCGCTTTGACCAAACCTTCGGGGCCAACGACGACTTCCGCCTTGATATCAGGGAGGGCGGCTAGGAGCTTTTGTTTCCCTTCTTCAGTCGCCAGGGCAACGAGCTGCGGTTGGAATTTCTTGATCTGCTCGACCAGGATCGGGATATCGTTCCTGGCGGCCAAAGCGACAACGTTTAAACGGCTGGGGTAAATGGAAACAATTTCCAGTGTTTGTTTGCCGATCGAGCCGGTGGAGCCGAGGATAGTAATGCCCTTTTTCATAGCAAAATACTAGCATAGATTGCTGGAAAGTGAAATAAACGCCAAAATACGCCGATAATATCCTGGAGGCGAGTATGGTTCTTCAATTAGACCCTTTACCAAATAACTATAAACAAAAGCAAACGGCATTTCGCGCTTATCATCAGCGCAACGGCTATCAGGGATATCATTCCCCGTTAATTCCGGTGACCGAAGCTAAGCGGGCCGCCTTGCGGCCTGGCGACCTGATAATTAATGCCGTAGGCCTGGCGGATGTCTATAAACAACCCCGGATTTTAAGCGAGCTTCGGGAAGGACGGATTGTCAAAACGGTCGACTTTGAAAAAATTCGGCAGCCCAGATTTGTCTGGCTTGACCACGAAGAAGAGAGTCGGCGCGAGAGTTTCTTAGCCGATAATCCTTTGCGGGAAGCATACGAATATTATTCAAATGCCGCGCGCCAAATGCAGCTTAACGCCCAAGCAAATGGGATTGAGATCGTTCAAAAAGTAAACTTTCCATTGTTTCACGAAACCAATTATGACGGAGCGATGAATTTGTTGGATAACGGGCCGGACTACTGGCGGATTTGGAGCCGTTGGAACAAAGAAGGGGGCTACTGCTTTTATGTTGGTTTGACCAAGGAGCAAACATTGGGGAAAGGGATGAAAAATGGGGCGTTGGTCCAAATTGAGAGCGCTCCCGACAGAGCGGCAAAATGGCTGCGAAATATGGAGTTGTACTATTTATTAACCGTTGATCCTCTGAATCTTGATCAGCATCGTCTCCTGCCAACTTATGCTGCTGAAGCGAGACGGGGGCCGATCTATTCAATAAGCGCTTTATGTGCTGAAGTGGGGGCATCGGCTTTCCATAATGACCAGATCGCTTTTATCTTTGATAGCTTTGAAGACTATTATCCGCGAGAAATAGTTTAACTCCGTCCGTTCTTTTCGTGATAATAGTCATAAATCCACTTGGCTAGAAAAGCGAGAATGACCAGCCCGACTAAGATATCAATAATATCCCCGTATTTTCTGATGATCAGCCAATTGCTCCCCAGAAGATAGCCCAGATAGGTCAAGGCAAAACACCAGGGGATCGAACCAAGGAACGAATAGAGCGAGAATTTCAAGAAAGGCATCTCCGCTACCCCGGCCGGCAGTGAGATGAAGGTCCTGATCACCGGCAGGTTGCGGGCGATAAAGACGGCAAAATCACCGTGCTTGGCGAAGAATTTTTCAGCGTGATGGACTTCTTTCTCTTTGATAAAAAAATACTTGCCGTACTTAAGCACGAAAGGGCGCCCGCCGTAATAGCCGATCGCGTAGGTTAAGACCGCTCCCAGCAAATTTCCCAGCGCTCCCATTAGAGTTGCTCCAAGCAAGGTCATTTTGCCGGTAGAGACTAGATAGCCGGAAAAGGGCATGATCAATTCGGAGGGGATTGGAATACAGGCCGATTCCAGGGTCATTAGGATAAAAATTCCCGCATAGCCGATCTGTGAGATCGTATTGGTAACGAAGTGCAGCAGTATTTCCAAAACCTGCGCGATCACGGTTTCTTATTGGTGATCGTGACTTTTTTCAGGACGATCTCGGTCCGCGGCCGATCGCGCTCGTCCCGTTCCGCCTGGGAGATCTTTTCGACAAGGTCGTAACCTTTGATAACTTTGCCGAAGATGGTGTGTTTGCCGTCAAGCCAGCCGGTCGGCGCGACGGTGATGAAGAATTGGCTGCCGTTGGTGTTCGGGCCGGAATTGGCCATGGCCAGGCGTCCCGGCTTATCGAAGGTGGTGGTTTGCGGCGTTTCGTCATCGAACTTATAGCCGGGGCCTCCCATGCCGTTCCCCAGCGGATCTCCCCCCTGGATCATGAAGTCGGGAATTACCCGGTGGAAAATGGTCCCGTCATATAACGGTTTTTTCTCGATCTCGCCGGTCTTGGGGTCCAGCCAGCCGATCTCTCCCTTGGCCAGGCCGACAAAATTCCTGACCGTTTGCGGCGCTTCCTTGTCAAGCAATTCGCAGACGATTTTCCCCATCGAAGTCTCCAGGATCGCGTAAGTTTTATCCATTGTTTTTTTCCTTCCTGCCGCGGACAAGGTAGCCGCGAAGATCATTAGAACAACGACCAATAATAGTTTATTTTTCATGTAAGGAATTATACCATATGCTATCATCTGGTCATGGCATTTAATTATCAGTTAAAGAGAAGCCGGCGCCGCCGGAGTGTTGGGATCACCGTTGATCCGAGGCGCGGGGTTGCCGTGGCCGCTCCGTTTTGGGTCAGCCAGGCGCAGATCAACGAGGTGCTGAAGGACAAGCAAGCGTGGATCGAAGAAAAGCTTGCTCTTTTCGCCGCGCAACCGGCTTGGCAAGAAAAGACTTTTCAAGAAGGCGAACTGCTTTTGTTCTTAGGCCGGGAATACCAGTTGCGGCACGATCACGCGCTGGCCAAAGGGGTATATTTGCAGGCGGAGCAAGTTGTTGTCAGTCCCGGGCCAAGAAAGGATCCCCGATCAATCAAAAAGCTGATCCGCGCCTGGTATTATTCGGCGGCCGGGAAAATTCTGGCCGAGCGGATCGCGTTCTACTCGTCAAAGTTAGCCGTTTATCCCGGGAAGGTTGCGGTCAAGGAGCATCGCCGGCAATGGGGGAGCTGTTCCCGAAAGGGGAACCTTAATTTTAATTGGAAACTGGTGATGGCTCCGCTGGAGATCGTCGATTATGTCGTTGTCCATGAGTTAAGCCACCTCCATTATCTCAACCATTCCAAGCTGTTTTGGGCCAAGGTCGCGTCAATTGTTCCAAATTATAAAGAACGGCGAAAATGGCTGAAAACCCACGGGCTGAAACTGGAGCTGTAGCCTCTTTCATGCGCCTAATCCGGCCGGTCAAAAAATTCACTGAAATTATTACGACGACAAAGCGAAAACGTAGTACTACTTCATGAGAGGAGACGACGATGTTTATTTCTGGTTTTTCCCCGATTAGGGTGCGGCCGCGGGCGATCGCCGGCGGCGGACCACAAGCTAGCCGGCCGAAGCAGGAGGCTGCCGCTTCACGTTCAGACTCCGGCACTTACACGATCTCTTTTTCACGCAACGGCAAAGTCGGGCACGGCTCCGATGGTCCGATATACGGCAAAGCCAAAGTTTTATTGATAAGCGGCGACGACAAACTTATCAAGAAGATGGAAGGGTTGATCTCCGGCCTTGATCACGAATATTTATTCTTGCCGCCGAACAATGAAACGCTGTTATTGCTCCGCAACGTTCAGGTCAACCTGACGATCATCGACGTCGGGAAGAAGGAGCTGGCCGACGAAATGGTCGAACGGATCAAGCACCAGTTGCCCGGCGCCAAGATCATTGTTTTGACCGAATACGATCCGGTTGAAGCGGGGGGGGCCGTTAAAGCCAGCCAAAATGTTGACTGCTATTTGGAAAAAAAAGAGGCGGAAAACGGCCTGCCTTTCTTGATCGAATTATTGCTTAGCCAGCAGCAGCTCGAGTTCGAAAGGAATAAAGCCAGAGAGGTCGCCGCGGAACAAACCCGGCTGGCGGATATCGGCTTGGGGGCGGCGGCGGTCGCGCACGAGATCAACAACCAACTGACCGGACTGCACGGCGCCCTTTATCTGATCGGCGAAGCGCTTAATCGGGAAGGGGCGGCTCTTGCCAGTTATAAAAAAATCAAGGGGTATATCGACGGAGCATTAACCGGCCTGGAGCATATCAAAGCGATCATTCAGACGATTCAGGATTTAGGCCGGGGGAATGCCGCTGATTCGCTTTACTCGATCAATGAGGTGGTTCTGGGGGTTAAAGCCTTGAGCGCTGCCGACTTGCGGCGGAAGTCAGTCGTTCTGCAGATGGAAATGGACGAAAGCAATCCGATGGTTTTTGGTAAAAAGCAGAAATTAATGCAGATCGTTTTGAACCTGATAAATAATGCCTGCCATGCCGTCGCTGAAGAAGGGAAAATTATTGTCATGACCAAGAGAACGGAGGATGGGATCAGTTTGGCGGTCAGTGATAATGGGTCAGGAATAGCGGCAGAGGCGTTGCCCCACATTTTCAAGCCGTTTTATACGACAAAATCAGAAAAAGAGGGGACCGGGCTGGGTTTGTATATTGTAAGGAAATTGGTGGAAGAACTTGGCGGAACGATCAGCGTCGCGACCAAGATTGGCGGAGGGACGACCTTCACAGTCTTTATCCCTCCGACCACAAATTAAAAAAGACTAAACGATCCGCGGGAAAGACTACTTTTTACTCAACCAGTTCATCATCTTGCGGAGTTCCCCGCCGACTTTTTCGATTAGATGCCCCTTATCTTTTTCCAGCAGGGCTTTGAAGTTCTTCTGGCCGGACTTGCTCTCCGCCAGCCACTCTTTGGCAAAGGTCCCGTTTTGAATATTGGTGAGGGCCGCTTTCATCCGGGCTTTGACACCGGCATCGATGATCTTCGGCCCGACGGTGACATCCCCCCATTTGGCGGTATTGCTGATCGCTTGGCGCATCCCCCAGATCCCTTTGGAATTCATCAGGTCGACGATCAGTTTCAATTCATGCAGGCATTCGAAGTAGGCCATTTCCGGCTGGTACCCGGCTTCGACCAGGGTTTCAAACCCGGCTTTGACCAGGGCGGAGGTCCCGCCGCAAAGGACGGTCTGTTCGCCGAAAAGGTCGGTCTCGGTTTCTTCTTTAAAGGTTGTTTCAAAAACGCCGGCCCGGGTCCCGCCGATCCCTTTGGCATAGGCGAGCGCGGTCTGCTTGGCTTTACCGGAGGCGTCCTGATGGAT
Protein-coding sequences here:
- a CDS encoding prepilin-type N-terminal cleavage/methylation domain-containing protein — encoded protein: MKRGFTLIELLVVLGLLAVIMPVMLSILAGEIKSGDKVIARSLGQQAETILAWRIVSSLRGADKVNIIASNEAEITTDSLIFSYLYEGGIVKRRSGKSSQPLSNPGEIQGLTFRSIGSNTIEMTLNQRQVLICRE
- the infC gene encoding translation initiation factor IF-3, producing MVWGLTIKQYQVNERIWAKEVRLIDENGQQLGNRPTPEALRLARERGCDLILIAPAATPPVAKIGDYGKLKYELSKKDKEARKSSKSGVIKEVKLSPKIAQHDFDVRVNKTLEFLAKGFKVKINIFFRGREMAHKELGHRVLERMIEAVTEAGKPEAPPKMEGKNLNLMLAPVKH
- a CDS encoding EamA family transporter produces the protein MTNYLIMVTSILLAVAGQLMMKKGMVAFGAFPFNQLLVKIIPMVLNPWVFFGFVCFGLSSLFWLVVLSRLPLSLVYPMVSIGYVLVALVSMYLFREPVSAVRWLGIVVIVAGVILISRS
- a CDS encoding DedA family protein; translation: MIAQVLEILLHFVTNTISQIGYAGIFILMTLESACIPIPSELIMPFSGYLVSTGKMTLLGATLMGALGNLLGAVLTYAIGYYGGRPFVLKYGKYFFIKEKEVHHAEKFFAKHGDFAVFIARNLPVIRTFISLPAGVAEMPFLKFSLYSFLGSIPWCFALTYLGYLLGSNWLIIRKYGDIIDILVGLVILAFLAKWIYDYYHEKNGRS
- a CDS encoding bifunctional nuclease family protein encodes the protein MIELIVGGLGFDPRNLSPLVLLRDQEELNFLPIWIGVFEAAAVAMEMQGVKPPRPMTHDLLRNSIEALGGKVKQVIITDVKEGTFFATINIETKEGKILNIDARPSDAIALAVRCHIPILVSEVVMMQAKLVNSEKDAEETKKFNDFVQDIRPEDFTKYYNKD
- a CDS encoding type II secretion system protein, which encodes MGKGRGFTLVELLVVISIVGLLCFSLLPVLNRFRGRVCLKRAASLTVANLRLAQAKAILHSNQINCLVAGEVLPGVAVMTTKTYAFTADGFTPPAGSGTSTLTSKHGKRKVIVSSMGRVRSE
- the thrS gene encoding threonine--tRNA ligase, with product MSKFDLETLRHSTSHLLAQAVMEIFPGVKLGIGPSTEDGFYYDFDLPQAITPEDLPKIEKAMKDICKKNQKFERQEVSKDEALRLFEEKGEKYKVEIIKDLETDKVTLYRNGDFVDLCRGPHVDFTGRIKAFKLLSIAGAYWRGIETNPMMQRIYGTAFPTKEELDTYLANLEEAKKRDHRKLGKELDLFSLHEEAGAGLVYYHPKGAMLRSLIEDFMKKENLKRGYEQVYIPHIAKIDLWNTSGHTNYYRENMYFMKIDEQEYVVKPMNCPGHILIYSRKTRSYRDLPIRYFEFGTVYRYEKSGVLHGLLRVRGFTQDDAHIFCREDQLEGEIVQTLDFIAFVMKTFGFDFKINLSTRPESFAGTIDNWEKATAILEKALQDRGLPFEIDPGAGVFYGPKIDVKLKDSLGRAWQGPTVQVDFNLPQRFNLNYIGEDGKQKTPVMVHRAILGSLERFIGALIEHYGGAFPFWLAPTQVSILPVSDRHNDYADKVAAQLREIGVRVEVDPRRETIGAKIRNAQLQKVPYMLIVGDKEEQAGTVAIRSREKGEIGVKTIQDFSFDLRPEMRYN
- the rplT gene encoding 50S ribosomal protein L20, translating into MVRVKRGFVARRRRKKIFNRAKGFRRTVRTQFRRAKTAVFKALTHATRGRRQKKRDMRSLWIGRINAAAVAAGLKYNTLISGLKKAGVALDRKMLADLAMNDPATFAKIVEVAAKA
- the rpmI gene encoding 50S ribosomal protein L35 — protein: MPKAKTRRAAAKRFEIKKSGKILRRSSGLRHLLEWKSASKRRRLKAKKEVSPSDVRRIHDMLPGG
- a CDS encoding 1-deoxy-D-xylulose-5-phosphate reductoisomerase, producing MKKGITILGSTGSIGKQTLEIVSIYPSRLNVVALAARNDIPILVEQIKKFQPQLVALATEEGKQKLLAALPDIKAEVVVGPEGLVKAATMPTAKMVVVAIPGAAPLSAALAAVQAKKDIALATKEVLVAAGDLFMKEVAANKVRIFPIDSEHSAITQCLRGEDRKTIKKLIITASGGPFLKTPVEKFATLTAKEALKHPTWKMGPKVTIDSATLMNKGLEVIEAHHLFGLDYSQIEVIIHPESTIHSMVEFIDGSVIAQLGAPDMRIPIQYALLEEERQQNMWGRLDFTKVAQLTFQKPDFTKFPCLQYAYEAGKKGGTMTAVLNAASEVAVRQFLDGKISFAEIPQRVKAVLDKHESQPIASLDNVLAADAWARTA
- a CDS encoding peptidylprolyl isomerase; its protein translation is MIFAATLSAAGRKKTMDKTYAILETSMGKIVCELLDKEAPQTVRNFVGLAKGEIGWLDPKTGEIEKKPLYDGTIFHRVIPDFMIQGGDPLGNGMGGPGYKFDDETPQTTTFDKPGRLAMANSGPNTNGSQFFITVAPTGWLDGKHTIFGKVIKGYDLVEKISQAERDERDRPRTEIVLKKVTITNKKP
- the panC gene encoding pantoate--beta-alanine ligase, with the protein product MLRLSGLKEMQAFSAQARRDKRTIGFVPTMGALHEGHLALAAEARKRCDLLVVSIFVNPIQFGPKEDFNAYPRDLEKDAQLLAPYEVDVLFTPSAAEMFPDGFNVQVEVKGITETLCGKSRPGHFAGVATVVAKLFNLVQPDRAFFGAKDYQQQLVIRKMVADLNFPVEIVTLPTVRESDGLAMSSRNRYLSPEERQAATVLYRGLLLAKEALAKGTEPIKVQQQIEAFIGQEPLAKLDYVTVVDSETLAEASNKGKHLVALAVYIGKTRLIDNLVV
- a CDS encoding SprT family zinc-dependent metalloprotease; this translates as MAFNYQLKRSRRRRSVGITVDPRRGVAVAAPFWVSQAQINEVLKDKQAWIEEKLALFAAQPAWQEKTFQEGELLLFLGREYQLRHDHALAKGVYLQAEQVVVSPGPRKDPRSIKKLIRAWYYSAAGKILAERIAFYSSKLAVYPGKVAVKEHRRQWGSCSRKGNLNFNWKLVMAPLEIVDYVVVHELSHLHYLNHSKLFWAKVASIVPNYKERRKWLKTHGLKLEL